A region of Lichenibacterium dinghuense DNA encodes the following proteins:
- a CDS encoding YicC/YloC family endoribonuclease produces the protein MTLSSMTGFARSGGQAGSATWAWEVKSVNAKGLELRIRVPPGFDALEAAARTRLAARLKRGTVHAALNLQRPKPRQTARIDRDRLDALIAAVSEIVPSPRVAPATLDGLLALPGVVEIVEVAEPGTDLDPALLEGLDAALEALCAMRSAEGAELRRVLGERLSAVSALTARAQAAPGRTPEAVRARLAARVAEIAAAADTLDPVRLHQEAVLMAAKADVREELDRLAMHAAAASALLDEGGAVGRRLDFLAQELGREAGTLCAKSGDAELTAAGLALRTEIEQFREQVQNLE, from the coding sequence ATGACGCTGTCGAGCATGACCGGCTTCGCCCGGAGCGGCGGGCAGGCCGGTTCCGCCACCTGGGCCTGGGAGGTCAAGTCCGTCAACGCGAAGGGTTTGGAACTCCGCATCCGCGTGCCGCCCGGCTTCGACGCGCTCGAGGCCGCGGCGCGGACCCGGCTCGCCGCGCGGCTGAAGCGCGGCACCGTGCATGCCGCGCTGAACCTGCAGCGACCCAAGCCGCGGCAGACGGCGCGCATCGACCGCGACAGGCTGGACGCGCTCATCGCCGCCGTGTCGGAGATCGTGCCGTCGCCGCGGGTGGCGCCCGCGACGCTCGACGGCCTCCTGGCTCTCCCCGGCGTGGTCGAGATCGTCGAGGTCGCCGAGCCCGGCACCGACCTCGATCCGGCCCTGCTCGAAGGCCTCGACGCGGCGCTGGAGGCCCTCTGCGCCATGCGGTCGGCCGAGGGCGCGGAACTCCGCCGCGTGCTCGGCGAGCGGTTGTCCGCCGTGTCGGCCCTCACCGCGCGCGCCCAGGCAGCGCCCGGGCGGACGCCCGAGGCCGTCCGCGCGCGGCTGGCCGCTCGCGTCGCCGAGATCGCCGCGGCGGCCGACACGCTCGACCCGGTGCGCCTGCACCAAGAGGCCGTGCTGATGGCCGCCAAGGCGGACGTGCGCGAGGAGCTCGACCGGCTCGCCATGCACGCCGCCGCGGCCTCGGCCCTGCTCGACGAGGGCGGTGCCGTGGGGCGGCGCCTCGACTTCCTCGCCCAGGAGCTCGGCCGCGAAGCCGGCACGCTCTGCGCCAAGTCGGGCGACGCCGAGCTGACGGCCGCCGGGCTTGCGCTGCGGACCGAGATCGAACAATTCCGAGAGCAGGTTCAGAACCTGGAATGA
- the mltG gene encoding endolytic transglycosylase MltG, translated as MAEGPNSSEGLPSERDNAPAGARRALMSPGEALQPDSMPPPPPSPRRSRPILATVSGILSFLGIAAVAVVILVSLAIQRIGAPGPLPADKVVIIAPGTDVGDIVGQLEQEGVVDSAALMSATLYAEGDRSKIKAGEYLFKQNASLRDVIDTLVSGRQILHAITVPEGLTSEQICDRLRADDVLVGDIKAVPKEGTLMPDTFKFARGTTRDQLLRTMAQEQRKIVADVWSHRAADTTIRSPYDMVTLASIVEKETGKADERPHVAGVFVNRLTKGIPLQSDPTIVYGLVGGRATLGRGILKSEIEQKTPYNTYAIAGLPPGPICNPGRAAMEAVANPSRTKDIYFVADGTGGHAFAETLDQHRQNVQRWRALEKDAKDKAAPDLGAAPAAGPGLPASTPKQRGDAGPAVPIYGALSGRFEPAAGGPAQPASLMAGVTQLPAELTPGGEASNRFAAPSADQTASLDPDGPGDLAPAPGDSASFFGVASAAPSGRDPGLSFPVSAAQRADERARAARYGATAGPDTLPPSAEVVSAEQGAPLAPNRPSPGKGVITDASEGTALDPLRDHSYDLMSAKTVPVAMSAAYAPRPNPYGPRPALAAAAKPKPGRAKAPRPSASAAPATAAAEAEAPSAPAAQ; from the coding sequence GCCGCCGAGCCCGCGCCGCTCGCGGCCGATCCTGGCGACGGTGAGCGGGATCCTGTCGTTCCTGGGCATCGCCGCCGTGGCCGTGGTGATCCTCGTGTCGCTGGCGATCCAGCGCATCGGGGCGCCCGGCCCGCTGCCGGCTGACAAGGTCGTGATCATCGCCCCCGGCACCGACGTCGGCGACATCGTCGGCCAGCTCGAACAGGAGGGCGTGGTCGACAGCGCGGCCCTGATGTCGGCCACGCTCTACGCGGAAGGCGACCGCTCCAAGATCAAGGCCGGCGAGTACCTGTTCAAGCAGAACGCCAGCCTGCGCGACGTCATCGACACCCTGGTGTCCGGCCGCCAGATCCTCCACGCCATCACGGTCCCCGAGGGGCTGACGAGCGAGCAGATCTGCGACCGCCTCCGCGCCGACGACGTGCTGGTCGGCGACATCAAGGCCGTGCCGAAGGAAGGCACGCTGATGCCCGACACCTTCAAGTTCGCCCGCGGCACGACCCGCGACCAGCTGCTGCGCACCATGGCGCAGGAGCAGCGAAAGATCGTCGCCGACGTGTGGTCGCACCGCGCCGCGGACACCACGATCCGCTCGCCCTACGACATGGTCACGCTGGCCTCCATTGTCGAGAAGGAGACCGGCAAGGCCGACGAGCGCCCGCACGTCGCCGGCGTCTTCGTCAACCGTCTGACCAAGGGCATCCCGCTCCAGTCCGACCCGACCATCGTCTACGGCCTCGTGGGCGGCAGGGCGACGCTGGGCCGGGGCATCCTGAAGAGCGAGATCGAGCAGAAGACGCCCTACAACACCTACGCCATCGCGGGCCTGCCGCCCGGCCCCATCTGCAATCCCGGCCGCGCCGCCATGGAGGCGGTGGCCAACCCGTCGCGCACGAAGGACATCTACTTCGTCGCCGACGGCACCGGCGGTCACGCCTTCGCCGAAACGCTCGACCAGCACCGGCAGAACGTGCAGCGCTGGCGCGCGCTGGAGAAGGACGCCAAGGACAAGGCGGCCCCGGACCTCGGCGCCGCGCCGGCCGCCGGGCCCGGCCTTCCTGCCTCGACGCCGAAGCAGCGGGGCGACGCCGGTCCCGCGGTGCCGATCTACGGCGCCCTGTCGGGCCGCTTCGAGCCCGCGGCCGGCGGCCCCGCCCAACCGGCGAGCCTGATGGCCGGCGTGACGCAGCTGCCCGCCGAGCTGACGCCCGGCGGCGAGGCCTCCAACCGCTTCGCGGCGCCGAGCGCCGATCAGACGGCCTCGCTCGACCCTGACGGGCCGGGCGACCTCGCGCCCGCGCCCGGCGACTCCGCCTCCTTCTTCGGCGTGGCCTCGGCGGCGCCGTCCGGGCGTGATCCCGGCCTGAGCTTCCCCGTGTCGGCCGCCCAGCGGGCCGACGAGCGGGCCCGCGCGGCCCGCTACGGCGCGACGGCGGGTCCGGACACGCTGCCGCCGTCGGCCGAGGTGGTGAGCGCCGAGCAGGGCGCTCCCCTGGCCCCGAACCGTCCGTCGCCCGGCAAGGGCGTCATCACGGACGCTTCCGAGGGCACGGCGCTCGATCCGCTGCGCGACCACAGCTACGACCTGATGTCGGCCAAGACCGTTCCGGTCGCCATGTCGGCCGCCTACGCGCCGCGCCCGAACCCCTACGGGCCGCGCCCGGCGCTCGCGGCGGCCGCGAAGCCGAAGCCCGGCCGCGCCAAGGCGCCGCGCCCGTCTGCTTCGGCGGCGCCTGCGACCGCCGCGGCCGAAGCCGAGGCGCCCTCCGCGCCGGCGGCGCAGTGA
- the rsmA gene encoding 16S rRNA (adenine(1518)-N(6)/adenine(1519)-N(6))-dimethyltransferase RsmA, with product MIDDGLPPLRDVVESCGIEPSRALGQNFLFDLNLTGRIARVAGPLAGVPVVEVGPGPGGLTRALLAEGAEVVAVERDRRCLPALRAIADRYPGRLTVIEGDALEVVPARLPARADGRPWRIVANLPYNVATPLLTGWIEAEAWPPWYDRMVLMFQREVAERIVATPAERADYGRLGVLCGWRTRARILFDVAPSNFVPPPKVMSSIVELVPNPSPLPCGAASLSRVTAAAFGQRRKMLRQSLKGLATPRGPVDVASLLERAGLDGTARAETLTVAEFVTLARLSEA from the coding sequence TTGATCGACGATGGACTGCCCCCGCTGCGCGACGTCGTCGAGAGCTGCGGGATCGAGCCCAGCCGCGCGCTGGGCCAGAACTTCCTGTTCGACCTCAACCTCACCGGCCGCATCGCCCGGGTGGCCGGGCCGCTCGCCGGCGTGCCTGTCGTGGAGGTCGGCCCCGGCCCGGGCGGGCTGACGCGGGCGCTGCTCGCCGAGGGCGCCGAGGTGGTCGCGGTGGAGCGGGACAGGCGCTGCCTGCCGGCGCTCCGGGCCATCGCGGACCGTTACCCCGGCCGGCTCACCGTGATCGAGGGCGACGCGCTCGAGGTCGTGCCCGCCCGCCTGCCGGCGCGCGCCGACGGCAGGCCCTGGCGCATCGTCGCCAACCTGCCCTACAACGTGGCGACCCCCCTGCTGACCGGCTGGATCGAGGCGGAAGCTTGGCCGCCCTGGTACGACCGCATGGTGCTTATGTTCCAACGCGAGGTGGCCGAGCGCATCGTCGCGACCCCGGCCGAGCGGGCCGACTACGGCAGGCTCGGCGTGCTGTGCGGCTGGCGCACGCGGGCCCGCATCCTGTTCGACGTGGCGCCGTCCAATTTCGTGCCGCCGCCCAAGGTGATGTCGAGCATCGTCGAGCTCGTGCCGAACCCGTCGCCGCTGCCCTGCGGTGCGGCGAGCCTGTCGCGCGTCACGGCGGCGGCCTTCGGCCAGCGCCGCAAGATGCTGCGCCAATCGCTGAAGGGGCTGGCGACGCCGCGCGGCCCGGTCGACGTCGCGTCCCTGCTGGAGCGCGCCGGGCTCGACGGAACGGCCCGGGCGGAGACGCTCACGGTCGCCGAATTCGTGACCCTGGCACGCCTGAGCGAAGCTTGA
- the gmk gene encoding guanylate kinase produces the protein MPLDGTTQTIPPRRGLMLILSSPSGAGKTTLTRMLLQKEAIDLTLSVSVTTRPRRPSEVDGVHYHFVTPDRFRELRDAGELLEWAEVHGNSYGTPRGPVDALLGRGRDVLFDIDYQGTQQIRSRAREDVATVFILPPSMRELRARLERRAEDKPEVIARRLDAARNEIARWRLYDYVLVNDDLQRTLADVTAILAAERLKRVRSEAAVAGFVETLAAEG, from the coding sequence ATGCCCCTCGACGGGACGACTCAGACGATACCCCCGCGGCGCGGCCTCATGCTGATCCTCTCGTCGCCGTCCGGCGCCGGCAAGACGACGCTGACCCGCATGCTGCTGCAGAAGGAGGCGATCGACCTGACGCTGTCCGTGTCGGTGACGACGCGGCCGCGGCGGCCGAGCGAGGTCGACGGCGTGCACTACCACTTCGTGACGCCCGACCGCTTCCGCGAGCTGCGCGACGCCGGCGAGCTGCTCGAATGGGCCGAGGTGCACGGCAACAGCTACGGCACGCCGCGGGGCCCCGTCGACGCGCTGCTCGGCCGCGGCCGCGATGTGCTGTTCGACATCGACTATCAGGGCACGCAGCAGATCCGCTCGCGGGCGCGCGAGGACGTCGCCACGGTCTTCATCCTGCCGCCGTCGATGCGCGAGCTCCGGGCGCGGCTGGAGCGGCGCGCCGAGGACAAGCCCGAGGTGATCGCCCGCCGCCTCGACGCGGCCCGCAACGAGATCGCCCGCTGGAGGCTCTACGACTACGTGCTGGTCAACGACGACCTCCAGCGCACGCTGGCCGACGTCACCGCGATCCTCGCGGCCGAGCGGCTGAAGCGCGTGCGCAGCGAGGCCGCCGTGGCGGGGTTCGTGGAGACCCTGGCGGCAGAGGGCTAG